A region of Cellulophaga sp. RHA19 DNA encodes the following proteins:
- a CDS encoding response regulator transcription factor, translating into METVNKKILLVEDDPNFGIVLKDYLGMNNFDVVLAKNGMEGFEKFKKDIYDVCILDVMMPYKDGYTLAREIREKNENVPIVFLTAKTMKEDVLKGYKAGADDYLNKPFDSEVLLMKLKAILQRKSSNTMADSKKFEFTIGDFKLNSKLRFLKFKEEEAVKLSPKENDLLRLLALHENDLMPRELALTKIWRDDNYFTSRSMDVYIAKLRKYLKKDENVEILNIHGEGFRLVIKTEEES; encoded by the coding sequence ATGGAAACAGTAAACAAGAAAATACTTTTGGTAGAGGACGATCCAAACTTTGGAATAGTTCTTAAAGATTATTTAGGAATGAATAATTTTGATGTAGTATTAGCTAAAAACGGAATGGAAGGTTTTGAAAAGTTCAAAAAAGACATTTATGATGTTTGTATTTTGGATGTGATGATGCCTTATAAAGATGGTTATACTTTAGCTAGAGAGATTAGAGAAAAGAATGAAAACGTGCCAATTGTTTTTCTTACTGCTAAAACAATGAAAGAAGATGTACTAAAAGGTTATAAAGCAGGTGCAGATGATTACTTAAATAAGCCTTTTGATTCTGAAGTTCTTTTAATGAAGCTAAAAGCTATATTACAAAGAAAATCTTCTAATACTATGGCAGATAGTAAAAAGTTTGAGTTTACAATTGGTGATTTTAAATTGAACTCTAAACTTAGATTCTTAAAATTTAAAGAAGAAGAAGCTGTTAAATTATCTCCAAAAGAAAACGATCTTTTACGTTTGTTGGCTTTACACGAAAACGATTTAATGCCAAGAGAATTAGCATTAACTAAAATATGGAGAGATGATAACTATTTTACATCTAGAAGTATGGATGTTTATATAGCTAAGCTTAGAAAGTATTTAAAGAAAGATGAGAATGTAGAGATATTAAACATTCACGGTGAAGGTTTCCGTTTGGTAATTAAAACTGAAGAAGAGTCTTAA